ATGTTCCGGCCCAACGCGTGCCCGACCATCAGGCGCAGCGTCTGTGGAGCATGCCGTGTATCGGCGTCCGTAAACAGCATCCATTCGCCATCTGTAAGGGTAGCTCCCGTATGCAGCGCGTGCGGCTTGCCCGCCCAATCAGGGGGCAGATCGTCAATCCGGTGTACCATGATACGCGGGTCGCGTCCTCTCCACTGATCCAGCAGGCAAGGAGTAGCGTCGGTTGAGCCATCATCGATAACCGTGATACTGAAATTTGGATAATCCTGCGCCAGCAGCGATTTGAGGCAGGCATCAATATTCGCCTCCTCATTGCGTACCGGCAGGATAATCGAGACACGCGGTGCCGTTTCCGGCAAAGGAAGATCGTCCGGTGGATGTAGCTCTCGAACGGCGCGATGCGAACGATAACTCTGATACAGCGCAATCAGCGCCATGATGGAGAGTCCCCCCAGCATGAGGAAGTGCTGTAGGGACAGTGCCTGGTGCCTGTCCCGTTTCCCCATGTCACCTGTGGTTCGACCTGAAAACATAATAACTCCTGCTAGAAAAATTGATGAGTAGATTACTCAGGTTAATTATCGCATATAATGGGAAGATATAGAGAATGCTGGTGCCTGTCGACGCCCGCATTCGGCAATCTCGGTACGTTTTGTAGGGACAAGCAACTGTCCCTACAAAACGTACCACAATCAGGTCTCTAGATTTGGCTAACAGCAAGAAATAACATACAATAGTTTCATGCAATCCCCGGCCAGAATCATAAATAAGGCGGGAAACACGGTATTAAAGGTGTATTCAGAGAAAATGGGTAAATATAATCTGATCTTAGGCGATAGCTCCCAACTCATTAAAACAATACCCGACCAATCCATTGACCTGATTCTAACAGACCCACCCTATAATCTAGGCCGTTACTCCACCGGCAACATCAAAATGTCCTGGCGAAAAGACTTTAATAACGACGTTGCCGAGTGGGATACCACCATCTTCAACCCCGCTGATTGGCTAAATGAGTTCAAACGCGTGCTGAAGCCAACAGGCACCATCTTTGCTTTCACCAGCTATAACTTATTGGGCCAGTGGCACCAGGTGTTTGATCCTGCCTTCGATACCTTTCAGTTCATGGTGTGGCATAAGTGTCTTGCCGCAAGTACAAGGGTATACGCCAGGACTGCTGAAGGCGATGGCCCGCTGATGCTAAAAGACCTTGTGCGTATGGAGCCTTGTTCTGTAAAGCTTTGGAATGGGCAGAAGTGGACGCAGGTACTATCGTGGGACAGGGCGCAACCAGGGAGCGAAGGACTTGAGATAGAGCTTCGCAGCGGTGAAAAAATTTCTGCCACCAAGGAACATCGCTGGCCGACAGCGCGCGGGTTGGTTCCTACGCGAGATTTGCAGATTGGCGATATCATCCAGACAACAGTCATCCCAGAGCCTGATACTCCCGATTATCCTGCCTTTTTGCCTGACGAAGAAATCGGCTGGTTTGTGGGTATGTACCTGGCGGAAGGCAATATAGGTACTGATAACGACACGGTCTTTTTTGCGGCACATAGAAAAGAGACAGCAAGGTTTGATCGCATTGACCGTATAGCGAGAGCGCTGGGCTGTTCATCAGATACAAAATACTATGGTGATGGGGATGGAGCTACCACCATTATCCGGGGGAAGATAGCAGTCGAGGTGATCAAAAAGTATATTGATGACACAAACGCAAAGACCAGGCATCTACGCATGACTTGCTGGCGAAGGTCGAACCGGTTTCTGGAATCATTGCTTGCCGGTTACTTAGAGGGTGATGGAAATTATGATGAGCAGAATGAACGCTGGCGACTGAGCTTTACCTGCAATGATGCACTGGCGCGGGATATGCGAACGCTCTGCGCTCGTCTGGGATACCACCTGACGCTCAAGGTTGCTGATGGCCGGTTGAGGGATGTGCCATTCCCCAAATACATGGGTACTATTCGCACGAGTCGCAATGGGCATAGTGATGAGAAGCAGAGGAGCGAAGTAATAGCTGTCAGGCCATCCATGTGTGACACATTCTGGGATGTAACGCTCGCGGATGATCCGCATGTCTTTGCCCTGGCTTCTGGTATTCTTACCCATAACACCAACCCGCCGCCAAAGCTCAGGCGAGCAGGCTTCCTCAATAGCTGCGAACTCATCGTATGCGTCTGGAACAAAGGGCACACCTGGAATTTTACCAGGCAGAAAGACATGCACAACTTCATAGAAAGCCCCATCTGTATGGGCAAGGAACGAGTAAAAAACCCTGTTCATCCAACTCAGAAGCCCATCAAGGTGTTGAGCAGACTGATAGAATTAGCCACCCATCCAGGCGACCTCGTGTTCGACCCCTTTATGGGAGTTGGTTCAACTGGAGTAGCTGCCTTGCAACTCAACCGGTGTTTTACCGGCATAGAAATCGATCCAGCCTACTTCGCCGCAGCCGAGAAACGCATCCAGCTGGCCGCATTTACTCCCGAAGTGTTTGCACCTGAGTCAGAAGACCGGAAGAATAACGCCCGTGTCGATAATCTCAATGAGGAGAGTCAAGAGCAGACACTTTTTGCATCGAATTAAGCAGACCCATAATCCCTGCGCTTAGAATAACATGACCAGAATCATGTCATTCTGAGCAAAGCGAAGAATCTCCTGGCCCCTGCATGTCATTCTGAGCGCAATAAGCCGAAGCCCTGAGGAATGAAAGGGGAAGAATCCTTCAAATCGAAAATGTTAAATGAATGATAAATTTGCCAGTTCCCTTCAAGCGGCATTTTCAGCTATCCTGTGCAATCGGGGGTATTAGCCACGCAGATTGATAGGATATCTGCTCTTG
This window of the Ktedonobacteraceae bacterium genome carries:
- a CDS encoding DNA methyltransferase, whose product is MGKYNLILGDSSQLIKTIPDQSIDLILTDPPYNLGRYSTGNIKMSWRKDFNNDVAEWDTTIFNPADWLNEFKRVLKPTGTIFAFTSYNLLGQWHQVFDPAFDTFQFMVWHKCLAASTRVYARTAEGDGPLMLKDLVRMEPCSVKLWNGQKWTQVLSWDRAQPGSEGLEIELRSGEKISATKEHRWPTARGLVPTRDLQIGDIIQTTVIPEPDTPDYPAFLPDEEIGWFVGMYLAEGNIGTDNDTVFFAAHRKETARFDRIDRIARALGCSSDTKYYGDGDGATTIIRGKIAVEVIKKYIDDTNAKTRHLRMTCWRRSNRFLESLLAGYLEGDGNYDEQNERWRLSFTCNDALARDMRTLCARLGYHLTLKVADGRLRDVPFPKYMGTIRTSRNGHSDEKQRSEVIAVRPSMCDTFWDVTLADDPHVFALASGILTHNTNPPPKLRRAGFLNSCELIVCVWNKGHTWNFTRQKDMHNFIESPICMGKERVKNPVHPTQKPIKVLSRLIELATHPGDLVFDPFMGVGSTGVAALQLNRCFTGIEIDPAYFAAAEKRIQLAAFTPEVFAPESEDRKNNARVDNLNEESQEQTLFASN